GCTTGGAATTGGCCCGCAGTTCGTCGGCGGCTTCCCATAGGCGGGATTCGATGTGGTTGCCGTTGTGATTCATGCGTTCACCATGGAGCAGGTCTTTTGCCATCTAACGGACTGTAACCAAACTACGCGCAAACATTCCAGCGCGTTGTAACTATTTTCCGGAGTTAGGCAACTTTAAAGAAGAAAGAAAAAGGGCGGAAAAGAGCATTGATTTTTCCACACAATTGTCGATTATATCGTAAAAACGACTGTGAGAAACCCGATTTTGCGGCTTAATTTTACCTTAAATCAAGCAAAATACTATTGACGCGCGGAAGAGTAAAGCGTTAATTCATAGGTTCCCGCGTACCGCCCGTTGGGGGAGGGGCCGCGCGGGGGCGCCGATTCCCGGCGCAACAGATGGTATCAGGAGAGAACAATGCGCGCATACAAGACCGATGAGACCGGAGAGGCCATCCTCGAAATACTCGCCGCTAACGCCAAGACGACCGCCGAGGAGATCGCACGGCAGCTCGACGTGGCCGAGAACAGTGTGGCGAAATACATCAAGCAGTTCGAGAAGGACAAGATAATTCTAAGATACAAGACGCACGTCAACTGGATGAGGGTCCGCAACAACGAGGTGCGCGCGCTTATCGAGGTGAAGGTGACCCCGGAGCGCGGTGTGGGCTTCGACGCGGTGGCGGAATCCATCTACCGCTATCCGGAGGTGTCGTCGGTGTTCCTGCTTTCGGGCAGCTATGATCTGCTGGTGCAGGTGGAGGGGCCGACCCTTCAACAAGTATCGCTCTTCGTC
The DNA window shown above is from Spirochaetota bacterium and carries:
- a CDS encoding Lrp/AsnC family transcriptional regulator, producing MRAYKTDETGEAILEILAANAKTTAEEIARQLDVAENSVAKYIKQFEKDKIILRYKTHVNWMRVRNNEVRALIEVKVTPERGVGFDAVAESIYRYPEVSSVFLLSGSYDLLVQVEGPTLQQVSLFVSEKLATIKNVQSTVTHFLLKKYKEDGDVLVDHPESKRLPVSL